The following proteins come from a genomic window of Bartonella apihabitans:
- a CDS encoding glycosyltransferase family 2 protein, with amino-acid sequence MKLSVVIPCRNEAENLAFLLDEVDNAMQGRDYEILVVDDGSSDDTPQVLYKRMSEGKPLRHIRHDRSAGQSAAVRSGVFAATGDIVLTIDGDGQNNPVYLPKLADALIAAGPEYGLAAGQRLKRTDTKLKQLSSKLANKLRQAILKDNTRDSGCGLKAIRTDLFRQLPFFDGWHRYLPALVLREGYKTTHIDVIDRQRAHGYSNYGILDRGLRGILDLYGVWWLRRRRKVVPKVTEIRARSEK; translated from the coding sequence ATGAAACTATCTGTCGTTATTCCCTGTCGTAATGAAGCTGAAAATCTGGCCTTTTTGCTTGATGAAGTCGATAATGCCATGCAAGGTCGCGATTACGAGATTCTGGTTGTGGACGATGGTTCGAGTGATGATACACCTCAGGTGTTATATAAGCGCATGAGTGAGGGAAAACCGTTGCGCCATATCCGGCATGACCGTTCAGCTGGGCAAAGTGCCGCGGTGCGTTCGGGTGTTTTTGCTGCCACCGGCGATATTGTTCTGACGATTGATGGAGATGGACAGAACAATCCGGTTTATTTACCGAAGCTTGCCGACGCGCTTATTGCAGCAGGGCCGGAATACGGTCTTGCAGCCGGTCAACGTTTGAAACGTACCGATACAAAATTGAAGCAGCTTTCTTCCAAACTTGCCAATAAATTGCGGCAGGCCATTTTGAAAGACAATACGCGTGATTCAGGATGCGGATTAAAAGCAATCCGCACCGATCTATTTCGACAATTGCCATTTTTCGATGGTTGGCACCGTTATCTTCCGGCGCTGGTTCTGCGGGAAGGTTACAAAACCACGCATATTGATGTGATTGATCGCCAGCGTGCCCACGGGTATTCCAATTACGGCATTCTCGATCGCGGGCTTCGGGGCATATTGGATCTTTATGGTGTCTGGTGGCTGCGCCGCAGGCGCAAAGTTGTTCCCAAGGTAACAGAAATACGTGCCAGGAGCGAAAAATGA
- a CDS encoding PLP-dependent aminotransferase family protein — protein MMPLVPENGRKPASVYRLIKQAIDQQKLECGAKLPPSRDLAKRFSISRATVVAAYEMLAADGYITTKRGSGSFVALNVSRTFKPRISVPEREQKSSYHLCDLSIPLEDDKAISLFRRLLNNRAAKAGICHYNYTDPRGSLELREALSAYLRQARGLNLDASQIFITTGTQQSLDLCLRCFLSDKATILVEDPFYRTAIQALEALGKTLEFLPHDKLGDYRNLPPADAILLNPSRQFPLGGTIGLMQRLNLLKWAKDNHAIIIEDDYDSEIRFEAMPMTAIQGLDDAGSVIYFGTFSKTLFAGLQCAYMVVPSHLCERLMKFRSLVDRRAVTFVEEALADFINGGHYARHLRRSAKIVKKNRDALIKGLESGKGANLMHLIPPRQGLHLAARIDKKINDVTLETKLHKAGFTVRAISHYCRNSRENGLIMGYCGFSPELYEQAGETISHIVANEVKYNSYNN, from the coding sequence ATGATGCCGCTTGTTCCGGAAAACGGACGAAAGCCAGCGAGCGTCTATCGCCTTATCAAGCAAGCGATTGATCAGCAAAAATTAGAGTGTGGTGCAAAATTACCCCCCAGTCGGGATTTGGCAAAGCGGTTTTCTATTTCCCGTGCGACGGTGGTTGCAGCTTATGAAATGTTGGCTGCCGATGGTTATATTACAACGAAGCGGGGAAGCGGCAGTTTTGTCGCGTTGAATGTATCGCGCACATTCAAACCTCGAATTTCAGTGCCGGAGCGTGAACAAAAATCGTCCTATCACTTATGTGACTTGAGCATACCGCTTGAAGATGACAAAGCGATTAGCCTGTTTCGCCGCCTTTTGAACAATCGCGCAGCCAAAGCGGGGATATGCCATTATAACTATACCGATCCACGCGGTTCATTGGAACTGCGCGAGGCACTGTCCGCTTATTTGCGGCAAGCCAGAGGCCTCAACCTTGACGCTTCACAAATTTTTATAACGACCGGCACACAACAATCACTGGATCTTTGCCTAAGATGTTTTTTGTCCGATAAAGCGACAATTCTCGTCGAAGACCCGTTTTATCGGACAGCAATTCAAGCACTTGAAGCGCTCGGCAAGACGTTGGAATTTTTGCCTCATGATAAACTTGGCGATTACCGGAATTTGCCACCGGCCGACGCAATTTTGCTCAACCCTTCAAGACAATTTCCTCTAGGCGGTACGATCGGTCTTATGCAGCGGCTCAATTTGTTAAAATGGGCAAAAGATAATCATGCGATCATTATTGAAGATGATTATGATAGCGAAATCCGTTTTGAAGCCATGCCAATGACTGCTATTCAAGGTCTCGATGACGCCGGTTCTGTTATCTATTTCGGCACATTTTCCAAAACCCTGTTTGCCGGTCTTCAATGCGCCTATATGGTTGTACCTTCGCACTTGTGCGAGCGTCTTATGAAATTTCGAAGTCTCGTTGACAGGCGCGCCGTTACTTTTGTTGAAGAAGCTTTGGCCGATTTTATCAATGGTGGCCATTACGCGCGGCATTTGCGCCGGTCAGCCAAGATTGTCAAAAAGAACAGAGATGCTCTGATTAAAGGGTTGGAAAGTGGAAAAGGGGCAAATCTCATGCATCTCATCCCGCCAAGACAGGGGCTTCATTTAGCCGCCCGCATTGATAAAAAGATCAACGATGTGACATTGGAGACCAAATTGCACAAAGCCGGTTTTACCGTTCGCGCAATCTCGCACTATTGCCGGAATAGTCGTGAAAACGGCCTGATTATGGGATATTGTGGCTTTTCGCCCGAACTTTATGAACAAGCAGGCGAGACCATTTCTCATATAGTTGCCAATGAAGTAAAATATAATAGTTATAATAATTAA
- a CDS encoding pyridoxamine 5'-phosphate oxidase family protein produces the protein MTTEDFSITDKNRVKRSYKRASYKKETIYQILDSSALAHVAYVIDNTPFCTPTTHWREGDTLYWHGSSASRMIKELKQGVDVCVTVSRLDGFVLARSAFHHSVNYRSAMCFGKATLVSNDEEKCRALNNMIERFFPKRTDEMRAIAQKELKATSVIKMEIDVAAAKMRASGPNDDEEDYATPIWAGVIPVTTIVGSFQPDDRLEKGATPPESLNVWMSGKRLDDVLNETQQIYIDRLTRPKAK, from the coding sequence ATGACGACCGAAGACTTCTCCATAACCGATAAAAACCGCGTTAAAAGAAGCTACAAACGTGCTTCTTATAAAAAAGAAACAATTTATCAAATTCTCGACAGCTCGGCTCTGGCGCATGTCGCCTATGTGATTGACAATACGCCTTTTTGCACCCCTACAACGCATTGGCGCGAAGGCGACACCCTTTATTGGCACGGTTCATCTGCATCGCGCATGATAAAAGAGTTGAAGCAAGGGGTCGATGTATGTGTCACTGTTTCCCGTCTTGACGGATTTGTGCTGGCACGCTCGGCTTTCCACCATTCGGTCAACTATCGCTCTGCTATGTGTTTTGGCAAAGCCACGCTTGTTTCAAACGACGAAGAAAAATGTCGCGCTCTTAACAATATGATCGAGCGTTTTTTCCCGAAAAGAACAGACGAAATGCGTGCAATCGCTCAAAAAGAGCTGAAAGCAACATCTGTGATAAAAATGGAAATTGATGTCGCGGCAGCAAAAATGCGTGCGTCGGGACCGAACGATGACGAGGAAGATTATGCCACCCCGATTTGGGCAGGTGTTATTCCGGTCACGACAATTGTCGGCAGCTTTCAGCCTGACGACCGCCTTGAAAAAGGGGCGACTCCGCCGGAATCATTAAATGTCTGGATGAGTGGAAAAAGACTGGATGATGTCTTGAACGAAACGCAACAGATTTATATAGACCGCTTGACACGACCGAAAGCCAAATGA
- a CDS encoding DUF475 domain-containing protein, translated as MSVLRYFTGAFIFTVVGLSLGMWLGYVETGSTSGIFEYLFICCVLGVLEISLSFDNSIINARILRDMSPVWEHRFLTWGIVIAVFGMRVIFPLTVVAFAAWISPLQALKLAIWEPQHYAEIMTDAHVGIAAFGGTFLFMVGLKYFFDPEKDTHWILFLEGRAKKYASIHGIQIAITLVLVLIFSSLVKPEDDHTFLVSAIYGLLAFIAVEGLGVLMDARKHTMENVYKGGIGAFVYLEVLDASFSFDGVIGAFALSTNLFVIAIGLGIGAFYVRSMTILLVDKGTLAQYRYLEHGAFYAILVLAFIMYLQTIIHIPEVVTGVIGMVFILTALYSSIRFNRNHPDWHLKIPKE; from the coding sequence ATGAGCGTTTTACGCTATTTTACCGGCGCTTTTATTTTTACAGTTGTCGGTCTGAGCCTCGGCATGTGGCTCGGCTATGTCGAAACAGGTTCGACAAGTGGCATATTCGAATATTTATTCATTTGCTGTGTCCTTGGTGTTCTGGAAATTTCGCTTTCATTCGACAATTCCATTATCAATGCGCGTATCTTGCGTGATATGAGCCCTGTTTGGGAACATCGCTTTCTTACCTGGGGCATTGTCATCGCGGTTTTCGGGATGCGGGTAATCTTTCCATTGACTGTGGTGGCCTTTGCCGCGTGGATAAGCCCCTTGCAGGCATTGAAACTGGCCATCTGGGAACCGCAACATTACGCTGAAATCATGACAGATGCGCATGTCGGTATAGCCGCATTCGGTGGTACTTTCCTTTTTATGGTGGGGCTTAAATATTTCTTTGATCCGGAAAAAGATACGCACTGGATTTTGTTTCTCGAAGGGCGCGCCAAAAAATATGCGTCAATCCACGGAATCCAGATTGCCATTACACTTGTTCTTGTGCTCATTTTTTCCAGCCTCGTAAAACCGGAAGACGACCATACATTTCTGGTTTCGGCAATTTATGGCTTGCTTGCATTCATTGCAGTCGAAGGCTTGGGCGTGTTGATGGATGCCAGAAAACACACCATGGAAAATGTTTACAAGGGAGGTATTGGTGCCTTTGTCTATCTTGAAGTGTTGGACGCGAGTTTTTCGTTCGATGGTGTGATCGGCGCCTTTGCGCTTTCCACCAATCTTTTTGTTATTGCAATCGGCCTGGGGATTGGTGCCTTTTATGTTCGTTCAATGACAATTCTTCTTGTCGATAAAGGGACACTTGCACAATATCGCTATCTGGAACACGGCGCTTTTTATGCCATTCTGGTGCTGGCTTTTATCATGTATTTGCAGACGATTATTCACATACCGGAAGTTGTTACCGGCGTTATCGGAATGGTGTTCATTCTGACTGCCCTTTATTCTTCTATCCGGTTCAATCGCAATCATCCCGATTGGCACTTGAAGATTCCGAAAGAATAA
- a CDS encoding YceI family protein — translation MFIKRTIIAVMMTVPGVFFGTFASEAAKLDIPTGAYVSDPAHTNLLWSIKHFGLSNYYGRFDKINAKLDLDANDVEKSVLHVTIDPKSVDTNYPKTPNEFNEEIAGEMFFDAEKFSTITFQSTAIKLTGEKTGQVTGNLTFHGVTKPVVLDVTLNGTIASHPMTKKPALGFSAKTVIKRSEFGVSELEGPLSDDVNLIIEAEFKPAE, via the coding sequence ATGTTTATCAAGAGAACTATAATCGCTGTTATGATGACAGTTCCGGGTGTTTTTTTCGGAACTTTTGCATCAGAGGCGGCAAAGCTCGATATTCCGACGGGTGCTTATGTATCGGATCCTGCCCACACAAACCTGTTGTGGAGCATCAAACATTTCGGTCTTTCCAATTATTATGGTCGTTTTGACAAAATCAATGCAAAACTCGATCTTGATGCCAACGATGTCGAAAAATCGGTTCTGCATGTTACAATCGATCCGAAATCGGTTGATACAAATTATCCCAAAACACCCAACGAATTTAACGAAGAGATTGCTGGCGAGATGTTTTTTGATGCAGAAAAATTCTCGACAATTACTTTCCAATCAACAGCAATCAAATTGACAGGCGAAAAAACCGGTCAGGTTACCGGCAATCTGACGTTCCATGGTGTCACCAAGCCGGTTGTACTTGATGTCACGTTGAACGGGACCATCGCTTCCCATCCGATGACAAAAAAACCGGCGCTTGGCTTTTCTGCTAAAACAGTGATCAAGCGTAGCGAATTCGGCGTAAGCGAGCTTGAAGGACCGTTAAGCGACGATGTCAATCTGATTATTGAAGCAGAATTCAAGCCTGCTGAATAA
- a CDS encoding DUF2218 domain-containing protein yields the protein MTIRSRAMIETENASKYLQQLAKHWSHKFPDTTFSEKEAHIPFSDDVTVDMFAEKASLVVQITTPNEFEAIKIEGIFDQHILRFAFKEQLSIDWHRETLP from the coding sequence ATGACAATCCGCTCCCGCGCAATGATCGAAACCGAAAATGCCAGCAAATATCTTCAACAACTTGCAAAACATTGGAGTCATAAATTTCCCGATACGACATTTTCGGAAAAGGAAGCCCATATTCCTTTTTCGGATGATGTGACTGTCGATATGTTTGCTGAAAAAGCATCGCTGGTAGTGCAGATCACGACACCTAACGAATTTGAAGCAATCAAGATCGAAGGTATTTTTGACCAACATATTTTACGCTTTGCATTCAAAGAACAACTATCAATCGATTGGCATCGTGAAACCTTGCCGTGA
- a CDS encoding ketopantoate reductase family protein: MPKVLILGAGGIGGYFGGRLVEAGKDVTFLVRPKRQHILAEHGLRIQSPAGNVTEQVNTVTDEELSVQITQGKVYDYVFLTAKAYDLDSAINSIRPAMGKNTVLIPALNGMAHIDRLNNEFDHNNVMAGSVIIQSTLTADGVVLHLNDDAFGVFGPQQGGEDQRAALFASLFDKAKGVDVRAVSNAMQRMWNKWVRLATLAGMTCLMRANVGEINRAPGGQEAMMDFLSKNSQIAKAAGFPLEEGASNDIGIFFKDLHSLATASMLRDIEGGHPTEGDHILGDLLNRAQHFGINHPLLSLAYTNVKAYEERRLSGRDQKK; the protein is encoded by the coding sequence ATGCCGAAAGTTCTGATATTGGGTGCAGGTGGTATCGGCGGCTATTTTGGTGGTCGTCTGGTAGAGGCGGGAAAAGACGTTACTTTTCTGGTTCGCCCGAAAAGGCAGCATATACTTGCCGAGCATGGTTTACGTATTCAAAGTCCGGCCGGTAACGTGACCGAGCAAGTCAATACCGTGACAGATGAGGAACTTTCCGTTCAAATTACACAAGGCAAAGTTTATGACTATGTCTTTCTCACGGCAAAAGCCTATGATCTTGATAGTGCAATCAATTCTATACGCCCTGCAATGGGCAAAAACACCGTTCTTATTCCAGCCTTGAATGGCATGGCCCATATTGATCGTCTGAATAACGAATTCGATCATAACAATGTCATGGCGGGTTCGGTTATCATTCAATCAACACTCACAGCAGATGGCGTTGTGTTGCACTTGAATGATGATGCATTTGGCGTTTTCGGTCCCCAACAAGGTGGAGAAGATCAACGTGCCGCGCTTTTTGCGAGCCTTTTTGACAAAGCCAAAGGGGTGGATGTGCGCGCGGTATCGAATGCCATGCAGCGCATGTGGAACAAGTGGGTGCGTCTTGCCACACTTGCCGGAATGACATGTCTGATGCGAGCCAATGTCGGTGAAATCAACCGCGCTCCGGGCGGACAGGAAGCTATGATGGATTTTCTGAGCAAAAATAGCCAGATCGCAAAGGCTGCCGGTTTTCCTCTTGAAGAGGGCGCAAGCAACGACATCGGTATTTTTTTCAAAGACCTCCATTCTTTGGCAACCGCATCCATGTTGCGTGATATTGAAGGAGGCCACCCGACAGAAGGTGATCACATTCTGGGCGATCTGTTAAATCGCGCCCAGCACTTCGGTATCAACCATCCGCTTCTTTCTCTGGCTTACACCAATGTCAAAGCCTATGAAGAGCGCCGTTTATCGGGCCGTGACCAAAAAAAATAA
- a CDS encoding DUF924 family protein, giving the protein MGKLQITPGEIISFWLDAGKDKWFGQDEQFDTLIRENFLPLWRAALSGRLKHWLESDEGLLALTIILDQFPRYMFRDDPRAYCSDNDARKIAQLALEKQTDQRIAPELRGFLYMPFEHSEKIADQEKSIELFTALKNETLLQSAEIHCDIIRQFGRFPQRNKIVGRKTKPDEQIFLDKNNMNNRN; this is encoded by the coding sequence ATGGGTAAACTACAAATTACACCGGGTGAGATTATTTCCTTTTGGCTTGATGCCGGAAAAGATAAATGGTTTGGTCAGGATGAGCAATTTGACACGCTCATACGCGAGAATTTTCTGCCGCTTTGGCGTGCTGCTCTTTCGGGACGCTTGAAACATTGGTTGGAAAGCGATGAAGGTCTTCTGGCTCTCACGATCATACTGGATCAATTTCCTCGCTACATGTTCCGTGACGACCCCAGGGCTTATTGCAGCGATAACGATGCCCGCAAAATCGCACAGCTTGCTCTTGAAAAACAGACCGATCAAAGAATTGCTCCCGAATTGCGCGGCTTTCTTTACATGCCTTTCGAACATTCGGAAAAAATTGCCGATCAGGAAAAAAGTATAGAACTATTTACCGCATTAAAAAATGAAACCTTGTTGCAAAGTGCTGAAATTCACTGCGACATCATCAGGCAATTCGGTCGCTTTCCCCAACGCAACAAAATTGTTGGCCGCAAGACCAAACCGGACGAACAGATTTTCCTTGATAAAAACAATATGAATAACCGGAATTAG
- a CDS encoding S24 family peptidase has product MGRDLFSAPTQMRELRERAGLSMEEMAKSLGVDGKATIELYEDEEKFSRDYFPIALTEKLARILIGLGKPSIRSDEVWALALPDARTRLLVNRREAHNESVTVRIPPEMVTGQLAANIMQMAEHKKTEKSNAEAVKQSPKQAANKTSNKAKCQKVEATDKKEEHAIKYSRENAMKTQYQPVLIDEPFEAYEENRFARVEDSLVDFEQNRLLPVYGQEVAGEHGEFDLDGTILFEVGCPPQLNQSTNAYALEVSGETMWPRYQDGEIVFCDPLRRVKKGDFVVAQVLEDDSSKAPKAFVKMFSHHNDKELVLEQFNPPQKLVFPHDKVLSVHKITFSGSSSGEAL; this is encoded by the coding sequence ATGGGACGTGACTTATTTTCTGCGCCCACGCAAATGCGTGAATTGCGCGAACGTGCCGGCTTGTCCATGGAAGAAATGGCCAAAAGTCTGGGCGTTGATGGCAAAGCTACGATTGAACTTTATGAAGATGAAGAAAAATTTTCACGGGATTATTTCCCGATCGCGCTTACAGAAAAATTGGCCCGTATATTGATCGGTTTGGGCAAGCCGTCAATTCGTTCAGACGAGGTTTGGGCATTGGCATTGCCGGATGCGCGCACAAGACTTCTTGTCAATCGCAGGGAAGCCCATAATGAAAGCGTCACGGTACGGATACCACCCGAAATGGTCACAGGCCAATTGGCGGCCAATATCATGCAGATGGCCGAACATAAGAAAACAGAAAAGAGCAATGCCGAGGCAGTGAAACAATCGCCAAAGCAGGCTGCAAACAAAACCAGTAATAAGGCCAAGTGCCAAAAAGTTGAAGCGACGGATAAAAAAGAGGAACACGCTATTAAATATTCAAGAGAAAATGCCATGAAAACACAATATCAACCTGTTCTTATAGATGAACCATTCGAAGCATATGAGGAAAATCGTTTCGCCCGTGTCGAAGATAGTCTCGTCGATTTCGAACAAAATCGGCTGCTACCAGTTTATGGGCAAGAGGTTGCCGGTGAGCATGGTGAATTCGACCTTGATGGAACCATATTGTTTGAAGTCGGTTGTCCGCCGCAACTCAATCAATCGACCAATGCTTATGCTCTGGAAGTATCAGGCGAAACCATGTGGCCGCGTTATCAGGATGGAGAAATTGTCTTTTGTGATCCGTTGCGTCGTGTCAAAAAGGGTGACTTTGTTGTTGCACAAGTGCTTGAAGACGACAGTTCAAAGGCACCGAAAGCATTTGTCAAAATGTTTTCCCATCACAACGATAAAGAGTTGGTTCTCGAACAGTTCAATCCACCACAAAAACTGGTTTTTCCGCATGATAAAGTGCTGTCTGTTCACAAAATTACTTTTTCCGGCTCATCTTCCGGAGAAGCACTTTAA
- the sodC gene encoding superoxide dismutase [Cu-Zn] SodC yields the protein MKRCMSVLALCLPLTAFALSPAAFAASGEKTSSQSTQSLSVEIYRATENGLGHQMGNITITESPYGLVFTPDLKELQPGLYGFHIHTNPDCGLINQNGKVVIAGRAGGHLDPKETNQHSTPWDDKGHLGDLPPLYVDEKGNATLPVLAPKLKKLSDVRGHSIMLHAGHDNYSDHPEPLGGSGTRFGCGVIR from the coding sequence ATGAAAAGATGTATGTCTGTCTTGGCTCTCTGTCTGCCACTGACGGCCTTCGCGCTATCACCTGCTGCCTTTGCTGCAAGTGGTGAAAAGACCTCTTCGCAATCTACTCAATCTTTGTCGGTCGAGATATATCGGGCAACAGAGAATGGGCTGGGACATCAAATGGGGAATATTACGATTACCGAAAGCCCATACGGCCTCGTCTTTACGCCGGATTTAAAAGAATTGCAGCCTGGTCTTTACGGATTTCATATCCACACAAATCCTGATTGCGGCTTGATCAATCAGAATGGCAAAGTCGTCATTGCCGGTCGTGCCGGTGGACATCTCGATCCCAAGGAGACAAACCAACATTCCACTCCATGGGATGACAAAGGGCATCTTGGTGACTTACCGCCTCTTTATGTAGACGAAAAAGGCAATGCCACACTTCCGGTTCTGGCACCGAAATTGAAAAAGCTTTCCGACGTGCGTGGGCATTCGATTATGCTCCATGCCGGACATGACAATTATTCCGATCATCCGGAACCGTTAGGCGGCAGCGGAACGCGCTTTGGTTGCGGCGTTATCCGCTAA
- a CDS encoding ABC transporter ATP-binding protein, giving the protein MPLLDVQNLSVSYFDNGRWNEVTHNVSFKLESGEALALVGESGSGKTTTAQAILGLLQPNARIENGQILLNGEDLGRFSKSRLEALRGKVMSLIPQDPSSSLDPLMKIGNQIGEIFRIHKACPPRQIKSRVVELLREVGLDEPELRAEQYPHELSGGMRQRVLIAIAIALKPQLIIADEPTSALDVTVQKRILDLIDDIRLNSGASLLMVTHDLGVASDRADKIIVMNGGRVEEAGESQIVLSSPQQDYTKKLVANDPSLTLVSPRPKRSGDGKTIVEVKNLVIDYAGKQSFRAVDDLSFKVNRGTTHAIVGESGSGKTSTIRALCGFIRPSGGTITIDGSDMMHLKGEELRNFRRRIQLVSQNPFGSLDPHYTIGKIIEEPLLNYPHENKEVRRARVLELIDQVELPKTVFDRLPRGLSGGQRQRVAIARALVLNPEIVVLDEAVSALDVTVQAQILALLERLQNDYNLTYIFVSHDLSVVRQISDSVTVLKHGHEVESGKVEEIFTHPRETYTRELIAAIPGKKNALHQSLLGAQL; this is encoded by the coding sequence ATGCCGCTTCTTGATGTTCAAAATCTTTCTGTTTCCTATTTTGATAACGGACGCTGGAACGAAGTCACGCATAATGTCTCTTTCAAGCTCGAAAGTGGCGAGGCCTTGGCTCTTGTTGGCGAGTCCGGTTCGGGAAAAACGACAACCGCACAAGCAATACTCGGACTTCTGCAACCAAATGCACGTATCGAGAATGGACAAATTTTGCTGAATGGCGAAGATCTCGGGCGTTTTTCAAAATCGCGCCTTGAGGCTTTGCGCGGCAAAGTCATGAGTCTTATTCCGCAAGACCCGTCTTCTTCTCTTGATCCGCTCATGAAAATCGGTAACCAGATCGGCGAAATTTTTCGCATTCATAAAGCTTGTCCGCCGCGTCAAATCAAATCGCGTGTCGTCGAACTTTTACGCGAAGTCGGGCTTGATGAACCGGAATTGCGAGCCGAACAATATCCGCATGAATTGTCGGGAGGAATGCGCCAACGTGTTCTGATTGCCATAGCAATTGCACTAAAACCCCAACTCATTATTGCTGATGAGCCGACTTCCGCTCTTGATGTAACAGTGCAGAAGCGCATTCTCGATCTTATCGACGATATCCGTTTGAATTCCGGTGCGTCGCTCCTCATGGTCACGCATGATCTTGGTGTTGCATCCGACAGGGCTGACAAGATTATTGTTATGAACGGGGGGCGTGTTGAAGAGGCCGGAGAAAGCCAGATTGTTCTGTCATCTCCTCAGCAGGACTATACCAAAAAACTGGTCGCCAATGATCCGTCTTTAACTCTTGTTTCGCCACGCCCCAAGAGATCGGGTGATGGAAAAACAATTGTCGAGGTGAAGAACCTAGTCATTGATTATGCGGGGAAACAATCGTTCCGTGCCGTTGATGACCTTTCCTTCAAGGTCAATCGTGGAACAACCCATGCAATTGTAGGGGAATCGGGTTCCGGAAAAACAAGCACTATCCGCGCACTCTGCGGTTTTATCAGACCTAGCGGTGGAACAATTACGATAGACGGCAGCGATATGATGCATCTCAAGGGCGAGGAATTGCGCAATTTCCGCCGCCGTATACAGCTTGTTTCGCAAAATCCGTTCGGTTCGCTCGATCCGCATTATACGATTGGTAAAATCATTGAAGAGCCGTTGCTGAATTACCCCCATGAGAACAAAGAGGTGAGACGCGCTCGCGTTCTCGAACTCATTGATCAGGTGGAATTGCCGAAGACTGTGTTTGACCGGCTGCCGCGAGGGCTTTCAGGCGGTCAACGCCAACGTGTGGCGATTGCCCGTGCTTTGGTTCTCAATCCGGAAATCGTTGTTCTGGACGAAGCAGTCTCGGCACTTGATGTTACCGTTCAGGCGCAAATATTGGCGCTGCTCGAGCGTTTACAAAACGACTATAATCTTACCTATATTTTTGTCAGCCACGATTTGTCTGTCGTTCGCCAGATATCCGATAGTGTGACAGTGCTCAAACATGGTCACGAAGTGGAAAGCGGCAAGGTTGAAGAAATATTCACTCATCCGCGCGAAACTTATACGAGAGAACTGATTGCTGCTATTCCGGGGAAGAAAAATGCACTTCACCAATCGCTTTTGGGAGCACAATTATAA
- a CDS encoding ABC transporter permease — MSNNTLTGVSQFPEKSGRLKMASIKPGLVIAFAILIIAFLFVIMPSVFTSYSPIEEVGDHLSAPSFAHIFGTDELGRDLYARVVYGSVHSLSGALAAVLFGFVVGGFLGLVSGSIGGLVDTIIMRVVDVLLSIPSLLLSLSVITLTGFGSLQVAVAVGVTSVAGFARLMRAEVARIKSLDYIEAAYGSGATFFAVIRRHILPNAFYTVVSYAALQFGHAILQIATLGFLGYGVEPPTPEWGLIIAEGRNYIATGWWLTTIPGLVTIALVLSFNRISRLFSAKGRW; from the coding sequence ATGAGTAATAACACATTGACTGGCGTGTCGCAGTTTCCGGAAAAGTCGGGGAGGCTTAAAATGGCATCCATAAAGCCCGGACTCGTTATCGCTTTCGCTATTCTTATTATCGCCTTTCTGTTTGTCATCATGCCTTCGGTCTTTACCTCCTATAGTCCGATCGAGGAGGTGGGTGACCATCTGAGCGCCCCGAGTTTTGCTCATATTTTCGGGACGGATGAATTGGGACGCGATCTTTATGCACGCGTTGTTTATGGTTCCGTCCATTCATTAAGCGGAGCTTTGGCTGCGGTTCTCTTCGGTTTTGTCGTTGGTGGTTTTTTAGGCCTTGTTTCGGGAAGTATCGGTGGCCTTGTTGACACGATTATCATGCGTGTTGTTGACGTGCTTTTATCCATACCATCTCTCCTCTTATCCTTAAGCGTCATTACCCTTACAGGTTTTGGAAGTTTACAGGTTGCTGTGGCTGTCGGGGTCACATCTGTGGCAGGATTTGCAAGGCTTATGCGGGCCGAGGTAGCGCGCATCAAAAGCCTTGATTATATCGAGGCCGCTTATGGTTCAGGGGCTACATTTTTTGCCGTTATCCGTCGGCATATCCTGCCCAATGCTTTTTATACTGTTGTCAGTTACGCGGCATTACAGTTTGGTCATGCCATATTACAAATTGCTACACTGGGATTTCTTGGCTACGGGGTCGAGCCGCCAACTCCCGAATGGGGACTTATTATCGCCGAAGGGCGCAATTATATCGCAACCGGTTGGTGGTTGACGACAATTCCCGGGCTTGTCACCATTGCTCTGGTTTTGAGTTTCAACCGCATCAGCCGCTTGTTCAGTGCGAAGGGCAGGTGGTGA